From Pan paniscus chromosome 6, NHGRI_mPanPan1-v2.0_pri, whole genome shotgun sequence, one genomic window encodes:
- the LOC100976427 gene encoding large ribosomal subunit protein eL27-like: MGKFMKPGTVVLALAGCYSGCKAIIVKNIDDGTLDRPYSHALVAGIDCCPCKVTAAMGKKKISKRSKIKSFVKVYNHNHLMPTRYSVDIPLDKTVINKDVFRDPTLKHKAQ, translated from the coding sequence ATGGGCAAGTTCATGAAACCTGGGACGGTGGTGCTTGCTCTGGCTGGATGCTATTCTGGATGCAAAGCCATCATCGTGAAGAACATTGATGATGGTACCTTAGATCGCCCCTACAGCCATGCTCTGGTGGCTGGAATTGACTGCTGTCCCTGCAAAGTGACAGCTGCCATGGGCAAGAAGAAGATCTCTAAGAGGTCAAAGATCAAGTCTTTTGTGAAAGTTTATAACCACAATCACCTAATGCCCACAAGGTACTCTGTGGATATCCCCTTGGACAAAACTGTCATCAATAAGGATGTCTTCAGAGACCCTACTCTTAAACACAAGGCCCAATGA